One stretch of Carassius gibelio isolate Cgi1373 ecotype wild population from Czech Republic chromosome B1, carGib1.2-hapl.c, whole genome shotgun sequence DNA includes these proteins:
- the slc43a3a gene encoding solute carrier family 43 member 3a, translating into MLGCKGSSGTGVRYKLTLATGLLECLCFAGVVFGWASLVFVLKTDGYFNDLCINATDASGEVSTDCSLQDENFSLVFTVASFMNNFLTLPNGFFYDHFGTMATRFLAIFLYTTGTLIVALSNKALSILLFPAMSIVAVGGILFLMTNMQVGNLFGSRRSTIITVYNGAFDSSSVIFLIIKVLYEKGVSLRSSFLFLSACNLIHLLRTLFLMPKSHIPYPIPEDYKYGMSCAKSHSYNVEQYEAERDPSSDRGRGGANEPLETDTLQLTDNSEKDSFRSCVLSWFFLWHLIWLSVMQLRHYFFIGTLNPMLNRLANQDPDIVSEYTNAFAFTQLCGVLCAPWNGLLMDRHKRKPLYTGVSEREADLRSSVLSLLLTSLQCLLFSICASIPFLPLQYVTFILQVLNRSFLYGGNAAFISIAFPGRHFGKLYGLAMSLSAVVSLLQYPCFALNKVFGGDPFCVNIILTVLTLLAFIHPVYVFLHCRELAKQRENSQSISEASIQETSMY; encoded by the exons ATGCTGGGATGCAAGGGATCATCTGGGACTGGGGTGAGATACAAGCTGACTCTGGCTACAGGACTGCTGGAGTGCTTGTGTTTTGCTGGAGTCGTGTTTGGTTGGGCGTCTCTTGTGTTTGTCCTAAAGACTGATGGCTACTTCAACGATTTGTGCATCAatgcgacagacgctagtggagAAGTTAGCACAG ATTGCAGTCTGCAAGATGAGAATTTCTCACTGGTTTTTACCGTGGCCTCCTTCATGAACAACTTTCTCACTCTGCCCAACGGATTCTTCTACGACCATTTCGGCACGATGGCGACACGATTTTTGGCTAT ATTTCTGTACACCACTGGGACTCTTATTGTGGCATTGTCCAATAAAG ctctctctatcttgCTTTTTCCTGCTATGTCGATCGTTGCTGTTGGAGGTATTTTATTTCTAATGACAAATATGCAG GTGGGGAACCTTTTTGGCTCTCGTAGATCTACAATTATTACAGTCTATAATGGGGCCTTTGACTCTTCGTCAGTTATTTTTCTTATCATCAAG GTGCTCTATGAGAAAGGGGTTTCTCTTCGCTCCTCATTTCTCTTCCTCTCAGCTTGTAATCTCATTCATCTCCTCCGGACTCTTTTCCTTATGCCAAAATCACACATTCCCTATCCCATCCCAGAAGACTACAAATATGG GATGAGCTGTGCTAAATCACATAGCTACAATGTTGAACAGTATGAGGCAGAGCGAGACCCGAGTTCAGACAGAGGCAGAGGTGGAGCTAATGAGCCACTGGAGACTGACACACTCCAGCTAACAGACAACTCTGAGAAAG ACAGCTTTAGGAGCTGTGTTCTGTCCTGGTTCTTTCTGTGGCACCTCATATGGCTGTCAGTCATGCAGCTGCGGCATTATTTCTTCATTGGAACTCTAAATCCAATGCTCAACAGACTGGCCAACCAAGACCCAGACATTG TGAGTGAGTACACCAATGCATTTGCTTTCACCCAGTTGTGTGGAGTTCTCTGTGCTCCCTGGAATGGACTGCTAATGGACAGACACAAAAGAAAACCCCTATATACAG gtgtgTCAGAACGTGAAGCAGACCTGCGCTCGTCTGTTCTGTCTCTCCTCCTCACCTCTCTGCAGTGCTTGTTGTTTTCCATCTGTGCAAGCATTCCATTCCTCCCTCTCCAGTACGTCACATTCATCCTTCAGGTCCTTAATCGCTCTTTTCTGTATGGAGGGAATGCTGCATTCATCAGCATAGC GTTTCCTGGCCGTCATTTTGGAAAGCTGTATGGTCTAGCGATGTCTCTATCAGCTGTGGTATCATTGCTGCAGTATCCCTGCTTCGCCCTCAACAAAGTTTTTGGAGGAGACCCCTTCTGT GTGAACATCATCTTGACTGTCCTGACTCTACTGGCCTTCATTCATCCTGTCTATGTGTTTCTTCACTGCAGAGAGCTTGCAAAACAGCGAGAGAATTCACAAAGTATTTCAGAAGCCTCCATACAGGAAACAtcaatgtattaa
- the cabp2a gene encoding calcium-binding protein 2a isoform X2 yields the protein MSMEAGSMETIEVPQDKIVKKGSFRKKIEKLRRWSTSSGGGSFKRPPKTKTLSLNSPTDPDTEPLRVETERRKLRPIVASVFGQDRDLRPEEIEELKEAFQEFDKDKDGFISCKDLGECMRTMGYMPTEMELIELSQQICGGRVDFEDFVDLMGPKMLAETADMIGVKELRDAFREFDSDGDGEISLAELREAMKKLMGEQLNHREIDEILRDVDLNGDGQVDFEEFVRMMSR from the exons ATGTCAATGGAAGCAGGCAGCATGGAAACCATTGAGGTTCCTCAAGACAAGATTGTCAAAAAG GGGTCCTTCAGGAAGAAGATAGAGAAGCTGAGGAGATGGAGCACCTCTTCAGGCGGCGGCAGCTTTAAACGGCCACCCAAAACCAAAACCCTCAGTCTGAACTCACCCACTGACCCGGACACAGAGCCCCTCAGAGTAGAGACCGAGCGCAGGAAACTCAGACCCATTGTGGCATCCGTCTTTGGTCAG GACAGAGATCTACGGCCAGAGGAAATTGAAG AGTTGAAAGAAGCCTTCCAAGAATTTGACAAAGACAAAGACGGCTTCATTAGCTGTAAGGATCTGGGCGAGTGCATGAGGACGATGGGCTACATGCCAACAGAAATGGAGCTGATTGAACTGAGTCAGCAGATCT GTGGTGGTAGAGTGGACTTCGAGGACTTTGTAGACCTTATGGGTCCAAAGATGCTGGCTGAGACAGCAGATATGATCGGAGTGAAAGAACTGAGAGATGCTTTTAGAGAG TTTGACTCAGATGGTGATGGTGAGATCAGTCTGGCTGAACTGAGGGAAGCCATGAAGAAGCTGATGGGAGAGCAGCTCAACCACAGAGAGATTGATGAGATCCTCAGGGATGTTGACCTCAATGGAGATGGGCAGGTTGACTTTGAAG AGTTTGTCCGAATGATGTCTCGCTAA
- the cabp2a gene encoding calcium-binding protein 2a isoform X1, whose amino-acid sequence MMGAKPSKRNSVKKGVPPLEGSGLPLASAVLGDSGDVAAEDEDDEELGQQFEEPICALVQNCTMLHNIVGPACIFLRQSFAQAQLDRDLRPEEIEELKEAFQEFDKDKDGFISCKDLGECMRTMGYMPTEMELIELSQQICGGRVDFEDFVDLMGPKMLAETADMIGVKELRDAFREFDSDGDGEISLAELREAMKKLMGEQLNHREIDEILRDVDLNGDGQVDFEEFVRMMSR is encoded by the exons ATGATGGGAGCGAAGCCATCTAAAAGAAACAGCGTGAAGAAG GGGGTCCCTCCCCTCGAAGGCAGTGGTCTTCCATTGGCATCCGCCGTGTTAGGAGACAGTGGTGATGTGGCagctgaggatgaggatgatgaagagttGGGGCAGCAGTTTGAGGAGCCGATATGTGCTCTGGTTCAGAACTGTACCATGCTCCACAACATCGTGGGCCCGGCCTGCATCTTTCTCCGACAAAGCTTCGCTCAGGCTCAACtc GACAGAGATCTACGGCCAGAGGAAATTGAAG AGTTGAAAGAAGCCTTCCAAGAATTTGACAAAGACAAAGACGGCTTCATTAGCTGTAAGGATCTGGGCGAGTGCATGAGGACGATGGGCTACATGCCAACAGAAATGGAGCTGATTGAACTGAGTCAGCAGATCT GTGGTGGTAGAGTGGACTTCGAGGACTTTGTAGACCTTATGGGTCCAAAGATGCTGGCTGAGACAGCAGATATGATCGGAGTGAAAGAACTGAGAGATGCTTTTAGAGAG TTTGACTCAGATGGTGATGGTGAGATCAGTCTGGCTGAACTGAGGGAAGCCATGAAGAAGCTGATGGGAGAGCAGCTCAACCACAGAGAGATTGATGAGATCCTCAGGGATGTTGACCTCAATGGAGATGGGCAGGTTGACTTTGAAG AGTTTGTCCGAATGATGTCTCGCTAA
- the LOC127949361 gene encoding prostaglandin D2 receptor 2 yields MTSSFPPNSTLSPSSTSELHCPLLQTMSNHTLNKDTGVNLAVVSIHGVVSTLGILENGLVLWVLGFRLRRKTVAAVWVLNLALSDFLTTLTLPLFTHYLLMNHSWELGSALCAAKASIFFLNMFVSAFLLAVISLDRCLLVTKPVWTQNNRTVSAAWKICGLGWAWAAVNALPYFMFRSVVEKKDGRKLCYHNFALYSSSNTLHRDCKVRQAATAVSKLLLAFVVPLIVIAISYTSIFLELRARRKRLESRRQGVSNGKVRSLKFFRSLSSSGRQTSVRLSESFMKMVASVIATFILCWVPYHVFCLLEVTAQYKTEIVELVEVYLPVLTTFSFLSSVLNPIIYTFSCPNFCTRIRQSFGALFEGLVEEAGPIIWVTERMRKKDSLFPSSPSSPTPTRATHIQHGMQDSINLTGFKNCPANEGERDDKM; encoded by the coding sequence ATGACTTCCTCATTCCCTCCTAATTCCACCCTCAGCCCATCATCCACCTCAGAGCTCCACTGCCCTCTTCTGCAAACAATGAGCAATCACACCTTAAACAAAGACACTGGTGTGAACTTGGCAGTGGTGAGCATCCACGGTGTGGTATCCACTCTGGGGATCCTGGAAAACGGACTGGTGCTGTGGGTGCTTGGTTTCCGTCTTCGTCGCAAGACGGTTGCTGCAGTATGGGTCCTCAATCTGGCATTGTCGGACTTCCTAACCACACTAACCTTGCCGCTTTTCACTCATTACCTATTGATGAACCACAGCTGGGAGTTGGGCAGCGCTTTGTGTGCAGCCAAGGcctccatttttttcctcaacatgTTTGTCTCTGCCTTCCTACTGGCTGTGATATCATTGGACCGTTGTTTGTTGGTGACTAAGCCGGTTTGGACTCAGAACAATCGTACAGTGTCGGCAGCGTGGAAGATCTGTGGTCTAGGATGGGCTTGGGCGGCGGTTAATGCACTTCCGTATTTCATGTTCCGTTCCGTTGTGGAAAAGAAGGATGGCCGCAAACTCTGCTATCACAATTTTGCACTCTATTCCTCCTCAAACACACTGCACAGAGACTGTAAGGTGCGTCAGGCAGCGACGGCAGTGTCCAAACTCTTGCTGGCATTTGTCGTACCTCTGATTGTCATCGCCATCAGTTACACTTCCATTTTTCTTGAACTGCGAGCTCGCAGAAAGAGGCTTGAGAGTCGACGACAGGGTGTGAGCAATGGCAAAGTGAGATCCTTGAAATTCTTCCGCAGCCTATCTTCATCAGGCAGACAAACCAGCGTTCGACTCTCTGAGAGTTTCATGAAGATGGTCGCCTCAGTGATTGCAACCTTTATTCTCTGCTGGGTGCCCTACCACGTCTTCTGCTTGCTGGAGGTGACGGCTCAGTACAAGACAGAAATTGTGGAGCTTGTGGAGGTGTACCTGCCTGTCTTGACAACCTTCTCCTTCCTAAGCTCTGTATTGAACCCAATTATCTACACTTTTAGCTGTCCAAACTTCTGCACTCGTATCCGCCAAAGTTTTGGGGCTCTTTTCGAAGGGCTGGTGGAGGAAGCTGGACCCATAATATGGGTTACAGAAAGGATGAGGAAGAAAGATTCATTATTCCCCTCTTCACCCAGCTCTCCCACCCCCACCAGAGCCACTCACATTCAGCATGGCATGCAGGACTCCATCAACCTCACTGGCTTTAAAAACTGCCCGGCAAATGAGGGAGAGAGGGATGACAAAATGTGA